From one Lolium rigidum isolate FL_2022 chromosome 4, APGP_CSIRO_Lrig_0.1, whole genome shotgun sequence genomic stretch:
- the LOC124705373 gene encoding protein NRT1/ PTR FAMILY 3.1-like — translation MSEDGRGGAKDVAEKKKAKQGGFRTMPFILANDFCDRLATVGFGSNLITYLTLQLHLPLVEASNILTNYHGTTNLTPLVGGLIADSFAGRFWTITVGSIIYQLGMVCLTLSAALPSLRPPPCAKHAVECQRASTYQIAVLYLSLLATSIGSGGTRPCNMAFGADQLELDARKRRGGKAPMWSFFNLYFFGIELAKLMAVTVVVYIQENVGWGWGLGVPTIAMFVAVIGFVSGYSLYVRMPPGGSPLVRLAQVAAAAFKKRKAVLPDPDLLYDDKVLDAGISTTGRLLHTDQLKFFDKAAIVMEGDVLPSGEPKLWRLSTVHRVEEIKSIVRMLPIWAAGILMVTASSHNSSFAIQQARTMDRDITPSFKIPPASMLIFNNLAMLVTLAFYDRVLVRVLRRFTGRPNGITHLQRTGVGMTIAMLGNVAAAAVEKRRRSVAAASGMLDAPKGAMLPISVFWLVPQYAIHGVANAFMDVGRMEFLYDQAPESMRSTAAALYWLTISAGSYLGTVLVTIVHEKTRGSGQWLQDNLNRGKLDNYYWLVVGLEGLNLIYFFVCVKYYTFKPLETVGCDEEVEPYDGNANGTNKDKKGASFNSRTS, via the exons ATGTCCGAGGACGGGAGAGGGGGCGCCAAGGATGTcgccgagaagaagaaggcgaagcagGGCGGCTTCAGGACCATGCCGTTCATCCTAG CAAACGACTTCTGCGACCGGCTGGCGACGGTGGGGTTTGGCTCGAACCTGATCACATACCTCACCCTGCAGCTGCACCTACCGCTCGTGGAGGCCTCCAacatactcacaaactaccaCGGCACCACCAATCTCACCCCTCTCGTCGGTGGCCTCATCGCCGACTCCTTCGCCGGCCGCTTCTGGACCATTACCGTCGGCTCCATCATCTACCAGCTCGGCATGGTCTGTCTCACCCTCTCGGCCGCGCTTCCCTCGCTCCGCCCGCCGCCCTGCGCGAAGCACGCCGTCGAGTGCCAGCGGGCCTCCACCTACCAGATCGCCGTCCTCTACCTGTCGCTGCTCGCCACGTCCATCGGCTCCGGGGGCACGCGGCCATGCAACATGGCGTTTGGAGCCGACCAGCTCGAGCTGGACGCGCGCAAGCGCCGTGGCGGCAAGGCCCCCATGTGGAGCTTCTTCAACCTCTACTTCTTCGGCATCGAGCTCGCCAAGCTCATGGCGGTCACCGTGGTGGTGTACATCCAGGAGAACGTTGGGTGGGGGTGGGGTCTCGGTGTGCCCACCATCGCCATGTTCGTCGCCGTGATCGGCTTCGTGTCCGGGTACTCGCTGTATGTCAGGATGCCGCCCGGCGGCAGCCCTCTGGTCCGGCTGGCGCAGGTCGCGGCGGCCGCGTTCAAGAAGAGGAAAGCCGTTTTGCCAGACCCCGACCTCCTGTACGATGACAAGGTGCTCGACGCCGGCATCTCGACCACTGGCCGCCTTCTCCACACCGACCAGCTAAA GTTCTTTGACAAGGCGGCGATAGTGATGGAGGGCGACGTGCTGCCTTCCGGCGAGCCGAAGCTGTGGCGGCTGTCGACGGTGCACCGGGTGGAGGAGATCAAGTCGATCGTGCGCATGCTACCCATCTGGGCGGCGGGAATCCTGATGGTGACCGCGTCGTCGCACAACAGCAGCTTCGCGATCCAGCAGGCGCGCACCATGGACCGCGACATCACGCCGAGCTTCAAGATCCCGCCGGCCTCCATGCTCATCTTCAACAACCTGGCCATGCTGGTCACCCTGGCCTTCTACGACCGCGTGCTCGTGCGCGTGCTCCGCCGCTTCACCGGCCGCCCCAACGGCATCACCCACCTCCAGCGCACGGGCGTCGGCATGACGATCGCCATGCTGGGGAACGTGGCCGCCGCGGCCGTCGAGAAGAGGCGCAGGTCCGTGGCCGCCGCGAGCGGGATGCTGGACGCGCCCAAGGGCGCCATGCTGCCCATCAGCGTCTTCTGGCTGGTGCCGCAGTACGCCATCCACGGCGTGGCCAACGCCTTCATGGACGTGGGGCGCATGGAGTTCCTGTACGACCAGGCGCCCGAGAGCATGCGGAGCACCGCGGCGGCGCTCTACTGGCTCACTATCTCGGCGGGGAGCTACCTGGGCACGGTGCTCGTGACCATCGTGCACGAGAAGACGCGGGGGAGCGGGCAGTGGCTCCAGGACAACCTCAACAGAGGGAAGCTCGATAACTACTACTGGCTCGTCGTCGGGCTGGAGGGGCTCAACCTGATTTACTTCTTCGTCTGCGTCAAGTACTACACCTTCAAGCCATTGGAGACGGTCGGATGCGACGAGGAGGTCGAGCCCTACGATGGCAATGCCAATGGCACCAACAAGGACAAGAAGGGTGCCAGCTTCAATTCACGGACAAGCTAG